Proteins from a genomic interval of Gammaproteobacteria bacterium:
- a CDS encoding peptidase M48: protein MSKLKPILAGLIATMMVAGCGLKVGGVDLGRVAQVGKRAFTSAENISPKEEFMLGAKMTAVLLGGAPLLPNDALQRHVNLVGRWIASQSERPDLPWTFAVIQSRDINAFAAPGGFVLVSSGLLSLLDGDDELAAVLAHEIAHVNDKHHLKALDKTKGLDIIGQLALVAADAYNANHQTSQVARRNQKIAKGLLSATQTLYVNGLSKADEFEADGHGLVLMTRAGFDPYAMVSVLQKIEALDPRDSRMALWLSTHPKTTDRIAAIAKKIEPLLSQGIVRMSH, encoded by the coding sequence ATGAGCAAATTAAAACCAATTTTAGCCGGCCTTATCGCCACCATGATGGTGGCAGGCTGCGGGCTCAAGGTGGGTGGTGTTGATCTCGGTCGCGTGGCACAAGTCGGCAAGCGCGCCTTCACCTCGGCGGAAAACATTTCGCCCAAAGAAGAATTTATGCTCGGTGCAAAAATGACCGCGGTATTGCTAGGTGGTGCACCGTTGCTGCCTAATGATGCCCTGCAACGCCACGTCAATCTGGTTGGACGCTGGATTGCCTCGCAAAGCGAACGACCAGATCTGCCTTGGACGTTTGCCGTCATTCAGTCACGTGATATCAACGCCTTTGCCGCTCCGGGTGGTTTCGTGCTGGTCTCAAGTGGACTGTTATCACTGCTGGACGGTGATGACGAATTGGCTGCTGTATTGGCCCATGAAATTGCACATGTGAATGACAAGCATCATCTGAAGGCATTGGACAAAACCAAGGGGTTAGACATTATTGGGCAATTGGCATTAGTGGCCGCGGATGCCTACAACGCAAACCATCAAACGTCACAAGTTGCTCGCCGGAACCAGAAAATTGCCAAAGGATTGTTGTCGGCCACGCAAACACTCTACGTCAACGGACTGTCCAAAGCTGACGAATTTGAAGCCGATGGACATGGCCTCGTACTGATGACGCGCGCGGGTTTTGACCCCTACGCCATGGTCAGTGTCCTACAAAAAATTGAGGCCTTAGATCCGCGAGACAGTCGAATGGCCTTGTGGCTTTCCACGCACCCCAAGACCACTGACCGCATTGCGGCCATTGCCAAAAAAATTGAACCGCTGCTCAGCCAGGGCATCGTTCGCATGAGCCACTGA
- a CDS encoding SH3 domain-containing protein — MKYRPLTRYFSLWLGLLCISIASWATNQPATTVTDTSVRKLPSFQAPIVKSLKKNSPVQLRQRQGGWYEVMVDNAIGWLPILAVRLAPINIGHRTGSGVGKLLATFSRGPQAIAASTGVRGLSAQDIKRARPNFAALNYMLKLRVSADAAADWARRHQRHPQPVPYIEEVRP, encoded by the coding sequence GTGAAGTACCGGCCGCTCACCAGATATTTCAGCCTCTGGCTCGGCTTGTTGTGCATTAGCATCGCCAGCTGGGCAACAAACCAACCTGCCACCACCGTGACTGATACATCGGTTCGAAAGTTACCGTCTTTTCAGGCACCGATTGTGAAATCGTTGAAGAAAAATTCACCTGTTCAGCTAAGGCAGCGGCAAGGCGGCTGGTATGAAGTCATGGTAGACAACGCCATAGGCTGGTTACCCATTCTGGCCGTGCGACTGGCGCCAATCAACATCGGACATCGTACGGGCAGTGGCGTCGGCAAGCTGTTGGCCACCTTCTCCCGTGGGCCGCAAGCAATCGCCGCATCCACAGGCGTGCGCGGTTTGAGTGCGCAGGACATAAAGCGTGCGCGTCCTAATTTCGCGGCGCTCAATTACATGCTGAAATTGCGTGTCTCCGCTGACGCCGCGGCAGACTGGGCACGGCGACACCAACGTCACCCGCAACCAGTTCCGTATATCGAGGAGGTGCGGCCATGA